In Papaver somniferum cultivar HN1 chromosome 1, ASM357369v1, whole genome shotgun sequence, a genomic segment contains:
- the LOC113290421 gene encoding eukaryotic translation initiation factor 4B3-like has translation MATTTVSAWGKPGAWALEAEENDAAEELIQQQEKEKEKEKSKLFKFSHQQKEEQQPLADFPSLSAAVATKTKKKKAVPIPLSEFQTGSKNSSSQPGLTTDELRSLPTRPRERTADELERDSGRLGGGFRSYGGNREERSDESRGRSGGGFRDRENTKDSGPSRADESGDWGSKKAVGGFERRERGSGGGGFFDSQSRADETDDWGAAKRSAGPPSFERRERGAGGGFPDTGSRADESDSWVTNKSRVSSMPPPRRAGGGFERERRDGFGFQKENSNGGGPDSDTWGKKREEVSSPTGMGNGARPKLVLKPRTLSPTNGEEQPGTVTKTKGSNPFGDARPREEILESKGQDWKKMDEQFDSIKIKENSSNGTGPVDGSSSFGKKSFGNGNGSETERSWRKPGSRDVSPPPSPR, from the exons ATGGCGACGACTACAGTATCAGCTTGGGGAAAACCAGGAGCATGGGCATTAGAAGCAGAAGAAAACGATGCAGCAGAAGAATTGATTCAAcaacaagagaaagaaaaagagaaggagaagagtaAGCTTTTCAAGTTCAGTCATCAACAGAAAGAAGAACAACAGCCGCTCGCTGATTTCCCATCACTatcagcagcagtagcaacaaAAACCAAGAAGAAGAAAGCAGTTCCGATACCACTTTCTGAATTCCAAACTGGATCCAAGAATTCATCATCTCAACCAGGTTTAACAACTGATGAGCTTCGTTCGTTACCAACTCGTCCTAGAGAACGTACAGCTGATGAGCTTGAACGTGATTCAGGTCGTTTGGGTGGTGGATTCCGTTCTTATGGAGGTAATAGAGAAGAAAGATCTGATGAATCTAGGGGTAGAAGCGGAGGAGGGTTTAGGGATAGGGAGAATACTAAAGATTCTGGTCCGTCTAGGGCTGATGAGTCTGGTGATTGGGGTTCTAAGAAAGCAGTTGGAGGATTTGAGAGGAGAGAAagaggtagtggtggtggtggattttTTGATTCACAATCTAGggctgatgaaactgatgattgGGGTGCCGCTAAGAGATCAGCTGGACCTCCTTCTTTTGAGAGGAGAGAAAGAGGTGCTGGTGGTGGATTTCCAGATACAGGGTCTAGAGCTGATGAATCTGATAGCTGGGTAACCAATAAGAGCAGGGTTTCTTCAATGCCTCCACCGCGAAGAGCTGGTGGAGGATTTGAGAGGGAGAGAAGAGACGGGTTTGGGTTTCAGAAGGAGAATTCTAATGGAGGTGGTCCAGATTCAGATACTTGGGGGAAGAAGAGAGAGGAAGTTTCATCTCCTACTGGGATGGGTAATGGAGCAAGGCCTAAACTTGTTTTGAAGCCAAGGACTCTTTCACCTACTAATGGAGAAGAACAACCTGGAACCGTGACCAAAACTAAGGGTTCAAATCCGTTCGGAGATGCTAGACCAAGAGAGGAAATCTTGGAATCAAAAGGTCAGGATTGGAAGAAGATGGATGAGCAATTCGATTCCATCAAGATTAAAGAAAACAGTTCTAATGGGACTGGTCCAGTTGATGGTTCATCTTCATTCGGAAAGAAGAGTTTTGGTAATGGCAATGGAAGTGAAACAGAGAGGAGCTGGAGGAAGCCTGGATCTCGTGATGTCTCACCTCCTCCAAG TCCGAGGTAG
- the LOC113330257 gene encoding probable magnesium transporter NIPA6, protein MTFSDNSRGLILAVISSVFVGASFILKKLGLKRAAAAGTRAGVGGYTYLLEPLWWAGMITMIVGEVANFVAYIFAPAVLVTPLGALSIIVSAVLAHFLLKERLKKMGLLGCVSCIVGSVVIVIHAPQEHTPSSVQEIWSLAVQPAFLFYAGAIVAITLALMLYFESRYGQTNVLVYVGICSLMGSMTVMSIKAIGIAMKLTLEGISQLSYPQTWFFFTVAVICVITQLNYLNKALDTFNTAIVSPVYYVSFTTLTIIASAIMFKDWSGQDASSIASEICGFVTILCGTMILHSTREQEPTPTGIISWYTGESDKDDHFISLRRSSYLES, encoded by the exons ATGACTTTCTCTGATAATTCAAGAGGATTAATTCTAGCAGTAATTTCAAGTGTTTTTGTAGGAGCTAGTTTCATTTTAAAGAAATTAGGTCTTAAaagagctgctgctgctggtacACGAGCAG GAGTTGGTGGATACACTTACTTACTAGAGCCTCTTTGGTGGGCAGGGATGATAACAA TGATTGTTGGAGAGGTTGCAAATTTTGTGGCCTATATTTTTGCTCCAGCTGTTCTGGTGACTCCTCTTGGTGCATTAAGTATAATTGTAAG TGCTGTTTTAGCACACTTCTTGCTAAAGGAGCGTCTAAAGAAAATGGGACTTCTTGGATGTGTGTCTTGCATTGTTGGTTCGGTTGTGATTGTGATCCATGCACCTCAGGAGCATACCCCAAGCTCTGTACAAGAGATTTGGAGCCTCGCAGTTCAACCTG CATTTCTGTTTTATGCAGGGGCTATTGTGGCTATAACGCTAGCTCTTATGTTGTACTTTGAATCTCGTTACGGGCAGACAAATGTTCTTGTATATGTTGGCATTTGTTCTTTAATGGGTTCAATGACG GTCATGAGCATAAAAGCCATTGGTATTGCAATGAAGCTCACACTTGAGGGGATAAGTCAGCTTTCATATCCCCAGACCTGGTTTTTCTTTACAGTTGCAGTCATCTGTGTCATTACACAGTTAAATTACTTGAACAAG GCTTTGGATACCTTCAACACTGCAATAGTTTCTCCAGTTTATTATGTATCATTTACCACGCTGACAATCATTGCAAGTGCAATTATGTTTAAG GATTGGTCTGGTCAGGATGCAAGCAGCATAGCCTCTGAGATATGTGGATTTGTTACCATACTTTGTGGGACTATGATACTGCATTCCACCAGAGAGCAAGAACCAACTCCGACCG GCATTATCTCATGGTACACCGGTGAATCAGACAAGGATGACCATTTCATCAGCTTGCGGAGATCAAGCTACTTGGAATCATAA